The following are encoded together in the Naumannella cuiyingiana genome:
- a CDS encoding ATP-dependent DNA helicase RecG — MSDPPVSEAGSAGPATWRTDAYRRLNKRAVSVLGDKSRKPLDKLGIVTLGDLVRHVPRRYLNSNRLSDFSALRVGEDTIVAADVTSAKITGQPPKTRLEVKITDGSGFLRLTFFGRRPLLEHWARQLQPGTRAVFSGKVGEFRGEPQLTHPDYAVVDEHGFERKGARGQALANKGGRGLAGVARQGGLIGIYPSTASLGPFELADFLTLTLHELGDMPDPLPEWIRRTADVPELYHAIEQVHAPRDLDAARAGLRRLRFDEALAFQLAMAYRRRRAAAEPGTARERRPGGLLDAFDARLPFTLTDGQAEVSEQIFADLARTVPMQRLLQGEVGSGKTLVALRAMLAVVDAGGQAVLLAPTEVLARQHHATIVAMLGDLAEAGQLTAAEQATRVELLTGSMTAVRKRNASLRVASGEAGIVIGTHALLTDTVRFADLGLVVVDEQHRFGVEQRAALGAKAERQPHVLVMTATPIPRTVAMTVFGDLEISTLTELPAGRADVQTVVVDEQAHPAWVDRAWQRIREEVAEGRQAFVVCPRISESDRSAESAPGGDSRTVLDTYAELTEGPLADLRVAMLHGQMPSEEKDETMRAFAAGELDVLVATTVVEVGVDVPNASVMVICDADRFGISQLHQLRGRIGRGAHPGVCLLLTAAGTEAASWERLQAIAATRDGFALADADLAQRREGDVLGASQAGARSSLRLVRVIDHAEEIALARDIAGRVVADDPDQTDDGIADLVAQVERLADAEWLDRG; from the coding sequence ATGTCCGACCCGCCCGTCTCCGAGGCCGGTTCCGCCGGTCCGGCGACCTGGCGCACCGACGCGTACCGTCGGTTGAACAAGCGAGCCGTCTCGGTGCTCGGCGACAAGTCGCGCAAACCGTTGGACAAGCTCGGCATCGTCACGCTCGGCGACCTGGTCCGCCACGTTCCCCGCCGCTACCTGAACAGCAACCGGCTCAGCGACTTCTCCGCGCTGCGGGTCGGCGAGGACACCATCGTCGCCGCCGATGTGACCAGCGCCAAGATCACCGGCCAGCCGCCGAAGACCCGTCTGGAGGTGAAGATCACCGACGGCAGCGGTTTCCTCCGGCTGACCTTCTTCGGCCGCAGACCGCTGCTCGAGCACTGGGCACGCCAGCTCCAACCCGGCACCCGCGCCGTGTTCTCCGGCAAGGTGGGGGAGTTCCGCGGCGAGCCGCAGCTCACCCACCCCGACTACGCCGTCGTCGACGAGCACGGCTTCGAGCGCAAGGGCGCGCGCGGCCAGGCACTGGCCAACAAGGGCGGCCGCGGGCTGGCCGGCGTCGCGCGCCAGGGCGGGCTGATCGGCATCTATCCCAGCACCGCATCGCTGGGGCCGTTCGAGCTGGCCGACTTCCTCACCCTGACCCTGCACGAGCTCGGCGACATGCCCGACCCGCTGCCGGAGTGGATCCGCCGTACCGCCGACGTGCCGGAGCTCTACCACGCCATCGAGCAGGTGCACGCCCCCCGCGATCTCGACGCCGCCCGGGCAGGCCTGCGGCGGCTGCGCTTCGACGAGGCGCTGGCCTTCCAACTCGCGATGGCGTACCGCCGACGGCGCGCCGCCGCCGAACCCGGCACCGCCCGCGAGCGGCGCCCGGGCGGCCTGCTCGACGCCTTCGACGCGCGGCTGCCGTTCACGCTCACCGACGGGCAGGCCGAGGTCAGCGAACAGATCTTCGCCGACCTGGCCCGGACCGTGCCCATGCAACGGCTGCTGCAGGGCGAGGTCGGCTCGGGTAAGACCCTGGTCGCGCTGCGCGCGATGCTGGCCGTGGTCGATGCGGGCGGCCAGGCGGTGCTGCTGGCGCCGACCGAGGTGCTCGCCCGGCAGCATCACGCGACGATCGTGGCGATGCTCGGCGATCTTGCCGAGGCCGGCCAACTGACCGCCGCCGAACAGGCCACCCGCGTCGAGCTGCTGACCGGGTCGATGACCGCGGTACGCAAGCGCAACGCGAGTCTGCGGGTGGCCTCCGGCGAGGCTGGCATCGTGATCGGCACCCACGCCCTGCTCACCGACACCGTCCGGTTCGCCGATCTGGGCCTGGTCGTCGTCGACGAGCAGCACCGCTTCGGGGTCGAGCAGCGCGCGGCCCTCGGGGCGAAGGCGGAGCGGCAACCGCACGTCCTGGTGATGACCGCGACCCCGATCCCGCGGACGGTCGCGATGACTGTGTTCGGCGACCTGGAGATCTCCACGCTGACCGAGCTGCCGGCGGGCCGCGCCGACGTGCAGACCGTGGTCGTCGACGAGCAGGCCCATCCGGCCTGGGTGGACCGCGCCTGGCAGCGGATCCGGGAGGAGGTCGCCGAGGGGCGGCAGGCTTTCGTGGTCTGCCCGCGGATCTCCGAATCCGACCGGTCGGCCGAGTCCGCGCCCGGCGGCGACTCCCGGACGGTGCTGGACACCTACGCCGAGCTGACCGAGGGCCCGCTCGCCGACCTACGGGTCGCGATGCTGCACGGACAGATGCCGAGCGAGGAGAAGGACGAGACGATGCGCGCATTCGCCGCGGGCGAGCTCGACGTGCTGGTCGCCACCACGGTGGTCGAGGTTGGCGTCGATGTGCCGAATGCGTCGGTGATGGTGATCTGCGATGCCGACCGGTTCGGGATCTCCCAGTTGCACCAGCTCCGTGGCCGCATCGGCCGCGGCGCGCACCCCGGCGTCTGTCTGCTGCTCACCGCCGCCGGCACCGAGGCGGCGTCCTGGGAGCGGCTGCAGGCCATCGCCGCCACCCGGGACGGGTTCGCGCTAGCCGATGCCGATCTGGCGCAGCGCCGCGAGGGCGACGTGCTCGGCGCCAGCCAGGCCGGCGCGCGGTCCAGCCTGCGGCTGGTCCGGGTGATCGACCATGCCGAGGAGATCGCGCTGGCCCGCGACATCGCCGGCCGCGTGGTCGCCGACGACCCCGACCAGACCGACGACGGTATCGCCGACCTGGTCGCCCAGGTCGAGCGGCTGGCCGACGCGGAATGGCTGGACCGCGGATGA